The DNA region CCACACACAGTGCAACTATATTTTGTTGTAATCGTTTATTGTCGTGATCTATTGAATCTTTAACAGAACAATCTTAATCAaacctaaatgcataaaatccttTTCAGACGATCAAATCAGAAACCCAAATCAGTCCCCCTATCATTTAAAAAATGCCTAACCATCATAATTTGATTTTACTACGATTACATTTTTTTGTACATTGACACTACATGCAGATGCTGATAAACTACCGACCACTATCAGGAGAAGAGTTAGGATAGAGTTTCACCTTGTTTGACATATTCTCCGAGACGAAGCTGTTGGAGTCGATGCCTTCAGCAGTGTATTCTGTGTTATGTTGGGGTTGCTTTAAGGGTTTTTTCTTTTAAGGAAGATGGAAGGTGAATAGTGATTACTGAAGGATACTTATGTTACACGCTTgtgaatcaaaagaaaatatatagtaaaaaaatgaGGGGTTAAAAACGCGGcgttttacaaaaaaatttagttaGTAATTTAGCTACTTAAACGTTGTGGTTTTCGATAATCTCCAACAAATATTCTGTTCTATTCCAATAACTCCCCGTAAATCCCTCTCCTTCGAAGTTCGTTTTCAacgaaatactaaataaaatttaatttaacttcaaaaaaaaagaaatcctAGGAAAAAATCCATTATTAATTGATTGCTATTAACCGCATTAATTTAATAAGTTGGTTTATACGTAACTACTACTATTTCctttgaaaattaaattcttcAACAATTGTTCCTATTGAAATTAATGCTAGATTAAATTAAAACCGCTAGAAACTCGAAACAaacgttttaaaatttttaaaattaaattcaattttttaaataatctgaTTATTgggtatctttttttcttttttaaaatgccTGTGACTATCTatttgataactattattgtttaTATTTAGATCCTTCAATGAAAATTATTAACtacataaaactaaaaaaaatctttgcaCATTTATAAACGACACATTTCCAAAACATTTTGATAATCAATGAATTAAAGTTTATTTTACGTTTTCCAAAATTTCGGATAACACAGAGTTGGCTAATATTAAGTACCCTCTACCACTGATTCGACGTTTGGTTTAATTTTACATTAAAAGGATTAATAAATTCTCAACTAACATAGTCACATAGCAAAACaactgaataagaaaaaaagttaCGTTCATTAATCAACTATTGTTCGTCTGAAAACTTCGTTGGCATCTCCCTCCCTTCAACCACAGCAATCGTTGAAGTAATTAATCTAGAATGGAGTCTAGATTCCGGTAAgcatcttcttcaatttttgcCATCTCGTTTGATTGCAGCCGTATCTGTAAAGAATAAAATGGAGCATATTGAAATAAATGCATGCATTGATTAATTAAATAAAGAGTCACAAAATGTTTGGCTACTCCCTTCTTTTATGGTTTCGGGCCACTCTGTTTTATTCGTTGTTGTTTCTACATGTTGGTTTAGGTATGTTAATGCATTAAGGAACATTCAACAATCGTACAACCAGTTCTATGTGTTTGGGCTCTTTGCAACAGATGTACGTATATCCACAATTTTGCCTTCTTTTGTTGTTATGATTCTGTTAAAAAACGTTTGGAAAACTAAGTTGCCATGGTTTTGTCTTGTTCCGCCACAGGATGATGTTGAATTCCCACCTAATATTGTGAATCTCTTCAAGTGGTACAGTACCACTGATCTTTATTTGGTTGACACTCAAGACAATGCCTCCACATCACACCCAAGCAAGAAGGTAACAGGTTTTGGATAAAGGGAGCTGATTTAGGGAGGATACGGCGCATGTACAGACGAAGTTCTTGCTGAGTGTGGAGCTTAGGTACGTCGGCTGGGGAGTATTCTACATGCTCGTCGGGACATTAACCGGAAAGATGAACTTCCGTGTGTTGTTGATGAACTGTATGCGGCGAAGGTTTGCCTGACTATATCGTTCAACGCTTAGCTTCGGTGTGCGGGGCTTACTTCAACAAAGAAGCCCAACTTAGAGTCTACCAGACCGAGATGTTCCTGAGGAATAACGCCGATCCAACACAGCAATATTTCGATACTCAGCAGTCAGGGTGAGTAACAATGGACCATTATTTTCTGGTCTAATTTCTCATGTTTTCATGTTTTCTGCCTAAGTTTTTTCAACTCAACTACAGTGTAAACAAGAGGCAACATGGTGGGGGCTGAGGCAGGTCCTAGTAAGCGACAGCGACCCAGACCTCTCCTGAATCGTTTGTCAACCAGGGGTCAAATTAACAGATTTATGCAGACCTATAAACTTTCCTGTGTAGTGTAATTAATCAAATGTTATCCTTAATGTGTTATTTTGTATGTGATGTAATGTGTTTGACATTTGGTGATCAGTTGTGATATACTATGGTTTGTATTTATGGTGCGTATGTTGCTTTCTATTTATTGCGTCTATGTTTGGTTATCAGCAGTGTATCGACTAGATATTGACTGCTACAGCATACAAATACAATGCTACTGAATGCAAATGATCCTATACGCACGTAACATATATGATAACATTAGTATGTGGGAAAACAATGGATTATGTTAAGCATTAAAGATGAAAAAAATTTCGGTTAACTGTTAAAAAATCAGTTTTACATGAAATGATTTTAGGGTTTAACTTTCTCTTGTTTAAGATTTTTGTGGCCATAACAATATGTCACAATATTGTATTCCTCAAATGCTGGTTATTTGATTTCTTAACTTTGTTATTTTAAGTTGCAGCACTCTCCCGTTTTGGTTTTCAAAaagtcaagaaaaaaaaagaaacgtaCTATATTCCAAAACAACTACATTCTCACGGGCCCACTTAAATGTCATTTAGAATTTTTGGTCATAGTGTATAGTCCTTGacgttttaaaaagattttttttcctaACAACACCTTTAGGGCCcacgaataaaattaaaacttataCACAAATTGTCTACCACATACACCAGTCCGAATTTAAAATGACCAACTAAAAAGGGTGAACTTCAAGTAATATAGTTGAAAAAACATTCCTGCTATATCTCCTACGTTAGTCCAGTAAGTCCAAGTACATAATAATATCTTGTGTTTGGGAGGTACATGGTGAAGGACTCCAAACGACATTAACTTAATTAATGGTCGTAGGGTCTGTTATTTCCAATTTAAACTTCATGACCACATCCGAATAAGGAACCGGATTGATCAAGATTCTATCAACAGAATCAAGTAACATGGAAAGATAATCTAACTTGGATATTAAAAATGAGCCTACAACGTATATTTCATCTCCCTTAACAAGTAAAGATTCTGTTGGAACTagattattttgaaaaaagaaactAACCTTTATCGTATATTGTATGACTAATTCACACAGCGATAATGTGTTCCTGTCCACCATCTGATCCAACATTTCATGCCTTGTATCGTATGATGAACGACATTTTTGTCCCCATGATAATGCGGGGGATTGATGCGTCGTTGAAAAGAACGAAAGCAAAATCACCCGATTCTTTGTCCCTCCGAGGCATGACTGTCACCCTTTGAACCACATGACCAAACATGTTGCAGAAAAACTCAGCAATGCCCTCTGCAGTTGGCATGGACTCTCGACCGAAGCATACGGTCAGTGTCTTTGGACGTTCCGCGTCATCCAGCTCCTTGCAGACGTACTTCTACTTTCCCTTATCTTGCTCAGTTTGCCTTCCTCCTTGTTGCATATGCATTCCTCGGCCATCGTTATGTCTACTCGATGCCTCTGGTGCAACCGATATGCACTGGTCCTGTGTGTTGAAACCCGGTAGTTCTTTAGGAGTCCTCTGGTACTCCAACCACACCGTATCCATCGTTATGTCGCCTAGAATTCTAGCGCAAATGGTTGATAGGGTATCGGGAATTAGAGTTAGGAGGATCGATCTCATCCTATGAACCTGGTATAACGTGAGATCAATTTTCAGCACGTGTCCGAGGGTTTCGAGTTTTCTGGACTTTTCCACAACCCCAGACAACTCCTGAGATAGTAGGCATTGCAAACAGATGACACATTCATCGGCAAGACTGTTCATAAACCAGCCTTCATTTTTTATGGTTGTTTGCACAATACCATTCAGTCTCATTGTCTCCAGTGACAATAGAAATGCCATGACCATCAGGGACTGTTTAACTTCGCGGTGAAGGACTTGCGTCAGCATCCTGAATGCAGTTCGATCGATTCCATGGAACATTTCCAAACATTCGATTGCCATGGTTGAGGGCTTCCTTCTAGTATCCATGTTGTATGGGTTAGAATTTGTAAGTATATAGTTTGTAGTTGTAGTTTTTTATGCTTAGACCACCAACTCATTTCCTCCTTCTTGTAGTCATGCAGCATGGTCTCCACTTTATTGCACCATCTTCTTGCTCGTAGTCCTAGACTAACCATCACCTACCTAATTGGAATATTATTTATTGGCCTTAATTACATTCTATACATGTATATGATTTATTGATACCACTAGGTGCGGTTTATAGTTTCTTCTTGAAAAAAAACATGTGATAAGTTTATCTAGTAAGgcgaaattgaaatttaattgcGTAAACCTCGCCATATTCTATATGATCATAACAGGTTATTTACCATATGCAGTAATAATTTTTGTATACTacattatcattttaatttacatAACTGAATAGATGTTACTAATTAATTctctaataaatttaatataatatttatagaccaaaataaaaataatatataaaaagtgGAAAACTATAGTGAATGGTTCTGTGCCTCTGGTTTTTCgtttggcggtttccggttcaatgtgtacggtttaggatTCGCAGTTTGATCGCTAGGTCTTTTAGTGAACGGCTTCGTGTATCTTGTTTATGGTTTgccggtttccggttcaatgcgCCGGTCCAGTGTGTACGGTTATAGTGAATAGGCCTTAGAGTGAACGGTTTCGTGCTAATGGTTTATTGTATGGCAGTTTCTGCTTCAacgtgtacggtttagggttcgcggTTTCGTCGTTAGGTCTTATGGTGAATGGTTCTGTGCCTCTGGTTTTTCGTTTAGCAGTTTCCAGTTCAACGtgtacggttcaatgtgtacgagtTAGTCAGTAGGTCTTATCATGAATGGTTCTGTGTCTATGGTTTATCGTTaggcggtttccggttcaatgttAACGGTTTAGGGTTCGCGGTTTGATCGCTAGGTCTTTTAGTGAACGGCTTCGTGTATCTTGTTTATGGTTTGCCAGTTTCTGGTTCAATGCGCACGGTTCAATGTGTCCGGTCTAGCTACTAGATCTCAGACTGAATGGTCTTCGTGCCGCGGTTTATTGTTTGGCGGTTTCCCATTCGATGTGTACGGTTAGGGTTCGCAGTTTCGTCGGTAGTCTTATCATGATTGGTTCTGTGCCTCTAGTTTTTCGTTTGGCAGTTTCCAGTTCAAtttgtacggtttagggttcgcggTTTGATCGCTAGGTCTTTTAGTGAACGATTCGTGTATCTTGTTTATGGTTTGCCAGTTTCCAGTTCAATGCGCACGGTCCAATGTGTACGGTTATAGTGAATAGGCCTTAGAGTGAACGGTTTCGTGCTAATGGTTTATTGTATGGCGGTTTCTGCTTCAacgtgtacggtttagggttcgcggTTTCGTCGTTAGGTCTTATGGTGAATGGTTTTGTGCCTCTGGTTTTTCGTTTGGCGGTTTTCGGTTCAACGtgtacggttcaatgtgtacgagtTAGTCAGTAGGTCTTATCATGAATGGTTCTGTGTCTATGATTTATCGTTAGGCAGTTTCCGGTTCAATGTTAACGGTTTAGGGTTCGCGTTTGATCGCTAGGTCTTTTAGTGAACGGCTTCGTGTATCTTGTTTATGGTTTgccggtttccggttcaatgcgCACGGTCCAGTGTGTCCGGTCTAGCTACTAGATCTCAGACTGAATGGTCTTCGTGCCGACGGTTTATTGTTTGGCAGTTTCCCATTcgatgtgtacggtttagggttcgcaGTTTCGTCAGTAGGTCTTATCATGAATGGTTCTGTGCCTCTGGTTTTCgtttggcggtttccggttcaatgtgtacggtttaggatTCGCGTTTGATCACTAGGTCTTTTAGTGAACGACTTTGTGTATCTTGTTTATGGTTTGCCGGTTTTCGGTTCAATGCGCACGGTCCAGTGGTATGGTTATAGTGAATAGGCCTTAGAGTGAACGGTTTCGTGCTAATGGTTTATTGTATGGCGGTTTCTGCTTCAacgtgtacggtttagggttcgcggTTTCGTCGTTAGGTCTTATGGTGAATGGTTCTGTGCCTCTGGTTTTTCgtttggcggtttccggttcaacgtgtacggttcaatgtgtacgagtTAGTCAGTAGGTCTTATCATGAATGGTTCTGTGTCTATGGTTTATCGTTaggcggtttccggttcaatgttAACGGTTTAGGGTTCGCGGTTTGATCGCTAGGTCTTTTAGTGAACGGCGTCGTGTATCTTGTTTATGGTTTgccggtttccggttcaatgtgcACGGTCCAGTGTGTCCGGTCTAGCAACTAGATCTCAGACTGAATGGTCTTCGGTGCCGACGGTTTATTGTTTGGCAGTTTCCCATTcgatgtgtacggtttagggttcgcaGTTTCGTCGGTAGGTCTTATCATGAATGGTTCTGTGCCTCTGGTTTTTCgtttggcggtttccggttcaatgtgtacggtttaggatTCGCGTTTGATCGCTAGGTCTTTTAGTGAACGGTTTCGTGTATCTTGTTTATGGTTgccggtttccggttcaatgcgCACGGTCCAGTGTGTACGGTTATAGTGAATAGGCCTTAGAGTGAACGGTTTCGTGCTAATGGTTTATTGTATGGCGGTTTCTgcttcaatgtgtacggtttagtcgTTAGGTCTTATGGTGAATGGTTCTGTGCCTCTGGTTTTTCgtttggcggtttccggttcaacgtgtacggttcaatgtgtacgagtTAGTCAGTAGGTCTTATCATGAATGGTTCTGTGTCTATGGTTTACGTAGGCGTTTTCGTTCAATGTTAACGGTTTAGGGTTCGCGGTTTGATCGCTAGTCTTTTAGTGAACGGCTTCGTGTATCTTGTTTATGGTTTgccggtttccggttcaatgcgCACGTCCAGTGttaatttttctgatttttttactattttttgttcCATATCAATtcctttttttctatcttttattacattgtatttatgttgtgtatgaaattttttatttttttattcaattaaatttatttaatttttattgtattttttgttcatatgatatatgttgttggttttatgaaatttttattattttttatctgtatGATTTTTTTCCTATTGTTTTGATGTACTATATCTTtgttttatactaattttttttttattttgactttgtaaaatttgtgattgtaattattatttattacgtttattataaaattttgtataatataaactatgatccataaaaaagacaaaataactaaaaaattaattataaataacagGAGCCATAAATAGGTGAAAATTTTATAGTCCAagataatactaaattaaagagtacaggtaaaaatcaattttgatacaaatattgccaaacataaaatcacgttaacccaaacttacttttcatcaaaatcaattttggtaAAATCAATTTTAAGCAACGCACCTTTGCAAActgaaatccaaacacacacttaaatGGTTCCAGTCTTAGAGTGATAAATCCATGTTTAtgatactaataaaaaatttccAAACACATTACTAATAGTTAGTTTTAAGTTTCGTTATTATCTTCGGGAAGGAAGTGCTTTGCGATGAGGGATGGGAAGTTCAGTCTCTATAAGTGATAGGCAACGGGCTAAAggtggaaaacaaaaaagtcaTTAGGCAATAATTAGGGTGCACCATAAGTTAGATGATGAGTGACCATGACAAAGGAAAAATCAAAGATCTGTGTTGGAGACAGGTAATGGTATACACATAGTTAATGAAAAGGAATATAACTCATAGGAAATGGAATAAAAAT from Arachis hypogaea cultivar Tifrunner chromosome 10, arahy.Tifrunner.gnm2.J5K5, whole genome shotgun sequence includes:
- the LOC112717281 gene encoding uncharacterized protein — encoded protein: MDTRRKPSTMAIECLEMFHGIDRTAFRMLTQVLHREVKQSLMVMAFLLSLETMRLNGIVQTTIKNEGWFMNSLADECVICLQCLLSQELSGVVEKSRKLETLGHVLKIDLTLYQVHRMRSILLTLIPDTLSTICARILGDITMDTVWLEYQRTPKELPGFNTQDQCISVAPEASSRHNDGRGMHMQQGGRQTEQDKGK